A stretch of the Ciona intestinalis unplaced genomic scaffold, KH HT000184.2, whole genome shotgun sequence genome encodes the following:
- the LOC101243312 gene encoding pulmonary surfactant-associated protein D-like, whose protein sequence is MASKLVFLLLVAPIVVTTAEYLVCKSINEVFHSRDINAPHNSTGIRGPTGRPGKRGPPGTIGNPGPVGPSAVVDWDRIETKIRQLVENYTRCSGLIFHGRCIKLVYTAGYGTTKQESENICHFYDGQLIDIESKEMYDLVYNYVKNAWNSYVDANRDFVEVWLASAYENGVVRMRNGSSGYAEWHPGYPTTNAGNNVVGFVIAIKPTRQQIGMYNIGSIGLSYNIAVPLCEFPL, encoded by the exons ATGGCTTCTAAGTTAGTATTTCTGCTGCTTGTAGCTCCAATAGTTGTGACAACGGCAGAGTATCTAGTTTGCAAATCTATCAATGAAGTTTTCCATTCAAGAGATATCAATGCACCGCACAACTCAACAGGAATACGAGGACCTACTGGTCGACCTGGAAAAAGGGGGCCTCCTGGCACAATTGGTAATCCTGGTCCAGTAGGTCCATCAGCAGTAGTCGACTGGGACagaattgaaacaaaaattcgTCAATTGGTCGAAAACTACA cgAGATGCTCAGGATTGATTTTCCACGGTCGATGTATAAAGCTGGTCTACACAGCTGGCTACGgaacaacaaaacaagaatCGGAAAATATTTGCCATTTCTACGACGGGCAACTGATTGACATCGAAAGTAAAGAAATGTACGACCTTGTCTACAATTACGTGAAAAATGCCTGGAATTCCTACGTAGACGCGAACCGTGATTTCGTTGAAGTGTGGCTGGCTTCCGCATACGAG AACGGCGTGGTGAGAATGCGCAACGGGAGCAGTGGTTATGCGGAGTGGCATCCTGGATATCCCACGACCAATGCTGGCAATAACGTGGTTGGTTTTGTCATTGCTATTAAACCAACAAGGCAACAAATTGGAATGTATAACATAGGATCGATAGGactaagttataacatagcgGTTCCACTATGTGAGTTTCCACTGTAG